One segment of Odocoileus virginianus isolate 20LAN1187 ecotype Illinois chromosome 32, Ovbor_1.2, whole genome shotgun sequence DNA contains the following:
- the CLN8 gene encoding protein CLN8, giving the protein MSLLDAGALDLDYTSGWVRGVLAAAGCAFYLGVFVVCHWLSSLNATYRSLAAREQVFWNLAAARAVFGIQGTAAGLWALLLDPVLQADKALGQQDWCWFHITTATGFFFFENLALHVSNVLFRTFDGFLAVHHLFAFLGFLGSAVNLQAGHYLPMVTLLLEMSTPFTCISWMLLKAGWADSRLWRLNQWAMVHLFHCRMVLTYHMWWVCLGHWASLARSLFPPHLALFVVGLALLTLLINPYWTRKKTQQLLNPVDWNFTPSRPNGPAPPKKAR; this is encoded by the exons ATGAGCCTCCTGGACGCTGGCGCCCTTGACCTGGACTACACCTCCGGGTGGGTCCGCGGGGTGCTGGCGGCCGCCGGCTGTGCCTTCTACCTGGGCGTCTTCGTGGTCTGCCACTGGCTGTCCTCCCTGAATGCCACCTACCGCTCGCTGGCGGCCCGCGAGCAGGTCTTCTGGAACCTGGCAGCCGCACGCGCGGTCTTTGGCATCCAGGGCACCGCGGCAGGGCTGTGGGCGCTGCTGCTGGACCCCGTGCTCCAGGCCGACAAGGCGCTCGGCCAGCAGGACTGGTGCTGGTTCCACATCACCACGGCAACCGGCTTCTTCTTCTTCGAGAACCTCGCCCTTCACGTGTCCAACGTGCTCTTCCGCACCTTCGACGGCTTCCTGGCTGTGCACCACCTCTTTGCCTTCCTGGGGTTTCTCGGCTCAGCGGTCAACCTCCAAGCTGGCCACTACCTGCCCATGGTCACGCTGCTCCTGGAGATGAGCACGCCcttcacctgcatctcctggatgCTGCTGAAG GCCGGCTGGGCGGACTCACGGCTCTGGAGGCTGAACCAGTGGGCGATGGTGCACCTTTTCCACTGCCGCATGGTGCTCACCTACCACATGTGGTGGGTGTGCCTGGGCCACTGGGCCAGCCTGGCCCGCAGCCTCTTCCCGCCGCACCTGGCACTCTTCGTGGTCGGCCTGGCCCTCCTCACGCTGCTCATCAACCCCTACTGGACCCGCAAGAAGACGCAGCAGCTgctcaaccccgtggactggaacTTCACGCCCAGCCGCCCCAACGGGCCAGCGCCACCCAAGAAGGCCAGGTAG